The Radiobacillus deserti genomic interval TTCTGATTTCTTTCGGATACCGTGAATTTTGGGTCCGTAAGCTACATTTTCGTAAATAGATTTAGGGAATGGATTTGGCTTTTGGAATACCATTCCAACACGGGTACGTAGTTCTTCTACTAATAGTTTATTACTGAATATGTCTTGTCCGTTATATTCAATAGTACCCGATGTTTTCACAGTTGGTACCATTTCAATCATACGGTTTAACGTTTTTAGCAACGTTGATTTTCCACATCCAGATGGTCCAATAACAGCCGTAATATCATTTTTCGGTATATCCATATTTATTTCAAACAACGCCTGACTAGAACCATACCATAAGTTAAAGTCTGAAATTTTAAACGCATATTCCTTCGGAGTACCAGTTGTCGTCTTTTTCTCTTCTCTTACCTTCATATCAATCATCATTAGTCTCCTTTTTAATATCTATTTTGGAATTTGTTTCGAATCCAAACCGCGATTGCATTCATGAATAATAACACGATTAACAGCACTATAATCCCCGCGCCAGCAACATATTGCCATTCTTCCTGAGGTCTAGCAGTCCAGCTATAGATTTGAATAGGCATAGCCGTGTATTTAGCTAATAAAGAGTCAGGAATCGTGTAAATAGCTGTTGCGGCTCCGACAATGATTAATGGAGCTGTTTCACCAATTGCACGAGATAACGCCAAAATAGATCCAGTTAAAATACCAGGAATGGATGCTGGTAATACAATTCTCCAAATCGTTTGCCACTTCGTTGCTCCCATTGCAATGGAGGCTTCACTTAATTCCTTCGGTACGGACCGAATGGCTTCTTGTGCAGCCACCACTATAACTGGCAGAATTAATAAACTCATCGTAAGCACACCAGCAATTAACGTGTAGCCAAAGTTAAAGAGATAGACAAAGAATGTTAATCCTAATAGTCCATATACGATAGAGGGAACACCCGCAAGGTTTTGAACGTTCACTTGAATAAACCTCGTAAAACGATTTTTCGCAGCGTATTCCTCTAAATACAACGCAGTAGAAACACCTAAAATAATCGATATTGGGGCAATTAATAACATTAAAAAGACGGAACCCATTATTCCCGCGAACATACCTGCTTTATCTGGATATGGCGCTGGGAAGTTTTTAATAAAATCTATATTTAAATAACCAAGACCTTGGTTGAGCACTCGATAAATAAGTAACGCTAAGAAAACTAATCCAATCATTGTTGCTAGGAAAAATAAATACTTAAAAATTCGGTTTTTCCAAACTCTTCTTTTTAAACGTTTTTGATTCATTATATTCGCCATTAGTAATCCTCCCTGAACTTACGGGAAACGTATTGTGAGATGATATTCATGATTAATGTAAATACAAATAGTGTGATACCTACCGCATAGATACTATAATAAATAGTCGATCCATACGTCGTATCTCCTGTAGCTCCTTGCACGATAAACGCTGTTAAGGTTTGAATCGATTGCGTTGGATCAAACGTTAAATTAGGTGATGCACCAGCAGCAATCGTCACGATCATTGTTTCACCAATTGCTCTGGATAGAGCTAATACAATGGATGCTATAATTCCAGATAATGCAGCTGGGATAACTACTTTTGTCGTTGTTTCTAATTTTGTTGCACCAAGTGCCAATGCTCCTTCACGTAAACTTTTCGGAACTGCACTCATCGCATCCTCGGACAAAGATGCTACCATTGGTAATATCATAATTCCGACCACAATCCCTGCACTTAATGCATTAAAGATTTTAAGCTCTGGGACAATTTTCATCAAAATTGGTGTAATGAATGTTAAAGCAAAGTATCCATATACAACTGTTGGGATACCAGCTAGAACTTCCAAAACAGGCTTAATAATTCTTCTAGTTCTATCTCCTGCATATTCACTTAAAAATATGGCAGAAGCCACACCTAACGGAAGTGCTACACAAGCTGCAATAAACGTTACTAAAATAGTTCCACTGATTAAAGGAAATACACCGAAATGTCCAGTCCATGGTGACCAATTCGTACCTGTAAGAAAATCAAGTACAGAAACGTCAGAAAAAAAGGTAAAGGACTCTCTTAGTAAAGTAAAGATAATTCCAATCGTGGTTAATACAGAAACAGCTGCACAAAGCAACAAAAATATTGGAACAGTTTTTTCCGTAGCTTTCAATCTTTTGTTATTCGCTTTGTTTTCTGCAATCCGGTCTTGTATAGAGTTTGTATGATTCTGTTTCATAGCATTCACGTTATGACCCCTTTAACTTTTTTAAACGTGGACAGGGTCAGACCGTACCCTGTTTAAAGGCACGCCTAACCCTACCACAATCTTATGGAAATGTTTAGCTATTATTTTCCAGCTAACGATTTAATTTCTTCAAGTTGAGAAGTGTACTTATCTTCTGGAAGTGCTACGTATCCAACTTCCTCCGCAGCAGAAGCTGCATTCTCAAGTGTGAATTTCACAAAATCATATACTTGAGGTTTCTCTTTCAGAGAAGCCACATTCACATAAGTGAACAATGGACGAGAAAGTGGAGTGTAAGATCCATCTTGTACCGTTTCTGGAGTTGGTTTAACTGGGTTACCATCTCCATTATCGATACCAAGTACTTTAAGTCTTTCTTCGTTTGCTGCATAGTATGCATACCCGAAGTAACCAATTGCATACGGATCGCTTTCAATACCAGTTACAAGCGTATTGTCATCCTCAGAAAGAGTCGTGTTTTCTCCCTCTTTCATCGGCTTTTCTTCAAGAATTACTTCGTTGAAATAATCAAACGTACCAGAATCATGTCCAGGGCTATAGATTTTGATTGTTTCTTCTGGCCATTCTGGGTTAATATCAGACCATTTAGTAGATTCATTATCTGCCAAGAAAATTTCTCTTAATTGATCAATTGTGATGTTTTCAATGAAATCATTTTCTTTACTTACTACAACAGAAAGTCCGTCTTTCGCAATTTCTAATTCTTTTAATTCAATTCCATTTTCTTCCGCGATCGCTTTTTCTTCATCTTTGATTGGTCGAGATGCATTACTTAAATCAATTTCACCAACAGTAGATTTTTTAAATCCACCACCAGAACCTGAAGAGTTTAAAGAAACTTCCACTTCCGGTTGTTCTTGGTTATATTGATATGTTAAACCTTCCATGATTGGAAATACAGTTGAAGATCCATCGATTGCAATTGCTCCAGATAATTCTTCAGAAGCTTCAGCAGACTCGTTCTCTCCTGTGTTTCCTTCAGAATTTGTTTCGCCTTCTTCTTCTTCTTCTGCTCCGCCACCACAAGCTGCAAGTACACCAACTGTGATTAATAGCATTGCAAGCAGTGCTAATAATTTTTTAGACATTTTCATAATGACTGTTTTCCCCCTACATATTAGTTTTCAAAATTGGGCTTGGCTATCTCAACCACAATTACATCTTAACGACTTAGTGTTAAGGAAGAATTAATAGAATGTAAAGAAAGTGTAAATTTGCGTAGAATTTTGTATAAAGTCGCTTTATTAGGAAACAAAAAAACTGCCCTTTTGGGCAGTTTTTTTACGTTATCATTCTGTAGTTTTTTCTTAATTACTATCCTTCTCTTTATTATCCTTGAGATTCATATCTACTCCATTTTGCTGTCTTTCCTTTTTCAATTGAAAATAAGCATCAAGGATTCCTCTACCAATTGTGTGGTTAACTGCATATTTTCCTTCATAGGTACCTGTATTCGGGACAACAACTGCAAACGCAACCTCTGGATTGTCATATGGTGCATATCCAACTAGTGTCAAATTTTCTGTTTCTGCAATCAGTTTGCCGTCCTCATAGATAGCATTCTGTGCAGTTCCTGTTTTCCCCGCAGGCTTATAAGAAGCCCCAGCCCAGTATCTGTTGTTAGCTGTACCACCCGAACCATGGAATACATTGATAAACCCTTGCTGAACCCGCTCAATATATCGGTCATCCATCTCAATTTTGTTGAGTACATCTGTATTGTAATTTTTCACAACTGGTCCTAACTGTTCATCAACAGAAGGTTGACGAACTTCGTTTACAAGCTTAGGACGAATTCGATATCCATCGTTTGCAATCGTGGACACATATTGAGCTAACTGTAGGGTAGTAAATGTATCATACTGTCCAATCGCAAAGTCAAGCAAGTTACCTGCTTGCGGATTTTGTCCTTTATATCCGTTTGCCTCATATGGTAAATCAATTCCGGTTTCCACTCCCAAACCGAATTGTGCAAAATAATTTCTAAAATCTTGGAATGCATTCGTATTCGTTACATTTAATGCATCACCACGAACATAGTTATAGTCTCCTAACATTCTCATTGCCACGTAGAACATATATACGTTAGAAGAACGTTCAAGTGCTTCTAAATCATCAACCCAATCTAAATCCTTCCAGGAACTTTTCTCTGGAGTTCCGGCAATCTTAATTGGATTATCATAGAATGACGTACCAGGTTGAATCAGACCTGCATCGTAACCGGCCAAAACGGTAGCACCTTTTACCGCAGACCCCGGTCTATGCTGATCATATACAACGCGGAACGATTCATCTACAATTTTATTTTCTTCTGAATCGTAATGCTGTCCAGATAAGGCGAGCACTTCCCCCGTCTTAGGATTCAACATTGCAACTAATGCATCATCTACATATCGATTTAATCCACTCTCACTTCTGATTGCTTTCAGCTCTCGTTTCACAATTTGATCCACACGTCGCTGTAATTCCATATCAATCGTTAAAACAAGATCATTTCCTCTTTGACCTTCCACAACGACTTCGGAGTCTACGACTTCTCCATCCTTGTTGGTCGTATAAAGGATCTGTTCTTTCGTCCCGCGCAAGACACTTTCGTATTCCTGTTCCAATCCACTTATCCCTACACGGTCATTACGACTGTAACCGTTCGTTAGGTAGAAGTCTTCATTTTCACTAGGAATGCCTTCCTCTCTGTCTGTAATACTTCCAATATAATTAGCAAAGGTCTGTCCAAAAATTCGTTTACGTTGCCAGTCAATGGATGCATCAATTCCTGGAAGGTCTTTTAAGTGTTCTGCAATTTGTGCATATTCTTCCGGAGATACTCCTTCATTTTTAATGACATGTGGAGTTAATTCCGATGCTGCATCTAGCTCACGTTTAATCGCAATAACTTGGATTACATCTTCATTCCAATCAATCGTAGCCAAATCTTCTTCCGTAATATGATCGAGCAACGCTTGATATTGGTCAGAAGGTTCCATCTCCTTCTCTTTTTTCGTTAAGCGACTTGCTGCTACTTTGGCATTATTACCTTGTAGATACCAATACTCTTTTTTATCACGTTCACGTAACTCGTCATACGGATACTCCAATTTCATGTATTCGGCAAGCTTTTCTGCTAATTGTAACCTCTCTTCAGCAGAAGCACCATGTTTCGGAGCCGTGTACGTTATAGAACGAACAGGTTCGTTGTCTAAAATCAATCTTCCATATCGATCATACATTTTCCCTCTCGGAACTTGGTTCTTACTCGTATCTTTCACCGTTCGATTTATTTTATCTTGCGCTTCTTCTCCGTTTAGTATTTGAACAACACCAAGTTGTAATATGAGTAACGAAAACAATAGAAACACAAAGACAAATAATATATTTAAACGAAAGGGAAGCTGGGAACGCTTTTTCTTTTTTTTCTCATCAACCATTTGGCTTCCTCTCCTTTTCTCCTCTTTAAAGACCTCCTTTATTATATCATCAGAATTTAAATCCATCTATCCTCTATCTATTTTCTTCTTCAACTAATTCTCGCTTAACAGCATGATGCTCTGTTAACGGATTTGTTATCGTTACATCTTTTACGAAGAAGTAGATAGCAAAGTGGCCAATTCCTAAAGTTAAAAACAAATAAGGAATTGCTGTCTCCGGCTCAAAAATGGTTATGGCAGAAATAAATATTATAATAGAAGAAACCCGTCCCATGTTTGTAAACAATTCACGTACAACAATGTACTCAATCCTCATTTCTGCTGCTTTCCAACCCCTTCCAATCACATCAAATGTCATTGACATATATGGAACGAATAACGTAGGGTAACCTATTCCAATTATCGCTCCATATATTAATAAGGTAATATAACTTGTTTCTAATAAAATCAGAAAAATCGCTAAGTATAGAATCAACCCACCGACAAATACGGACCACTTCCGCATATGAGGTTTGATAATCCGGGTAATGACATAATAAAAGAAAAAGGAAACACCTGAAAATACTAAATTGAACGTACCTAAAGCTAATTCACTCTGTGTTGTGATAAATACCCAGATAGAAATAACAAATACAAACATACCTTCCCGGAGCCCCTGACTAAAATGGGCATGTAAAATTCGTTTCCAATCTTTATTATGTTTTCTTTCCTGGAGAATTCTCCTTAATTGAAACTTTCCCTCCGCCGACCTTCTTTTCATAAACATCGTAGAAATGACAGCAAGGATAAACATGATAAAGGAAATGGAAAAGATAATGGTGTATCCTTGAAAATTATTAAATCTGGATATGATATAACCTGCAAGTACAGGACCAACTGCTCCCCCTAAAGATTGAAGAACGCCCTGAAATCCATTGAAGAAGTCCCTCGTTTCTGGTTCGGTAACCTCAAATATTAATACATTAAACGCTAGCCAATAGAATCCCGCTCCCACACCGAGCAAAGCACCTAAAAGAATGTTAAATGTTGCCGCATTCTCTCCGACTAAAAGGACCGTTAAAAAAAACAGGGATAAAGAAGAGACTCCCAGTCTTAATACAATGACTCGATCTATTTTTTTAGCAAACTTACCCGCTACGATAAATGTTAATGGTTGTAAAACATATACAGCTAAGTTATATAGGGCTATATCTAAAAATTCACCAGATTGTTTCCATAAGTATATATTAACGAACGTATTGGATAAAAATATTCCTAAGGCGTGCAATCCACCAATTGTCAGAAGTAATTTTAAATCTTTATCAATTTCTACGTCTTTCGGTATAGCTCCTTGATGTAAGTTCATATCTCCTGTCTCCTTTTTGTATCTACTTATAGTCTTTTCAAAAAGGAGATGAATATTCAATAAGAACTGAAGCCAAGGCTATTTTAAGCATAAAAATACTCCCAATGAAAACATTCATTGGGAGTATTTTATAACTATTATTTTGCAGCTTTATACAGCTCGTTTACTTTATCCCAGTTTACTACATTCCAGAATGCTGCAATGTAATCAGGGCGTTTGTTTTGGTATTTTAAGTAATACGCATGTTCCCAAACATCTAATCCTAAAATTGGTGTTTTCCCTTCCATTACAGGAGTGTCTTGGTTAGGAGTACTTGTTACTTCTAATTCACCGTTGTTCACAACTAACCACGCCCATCCAGATCCGAAACGACCTGCACCAGCATTAGCAAATTCTTCTTTAAATGCATCGAAGCTACCGAATTTACTGTTAATTGCTTCTGCAACTTCCCCTGTCGGCTCCCCACCACCATTTGGAGAAAGAAGCGTCCAGAATAAGCTGTGATTTGCATGTCCACCACCGTTGTTACGTACGGCAGTACGAATACTTTCTGGTACGTTGTTTAAATCAGAAAGTAATTCATCTAATGATTTGCTTTGAAGATCTTCGTGACCCTCAAGAGCCCCGTTTAATTTTGTTACATAAGTATTGTGGTGTTTCGTATGGTGAATGTTCATTGTTTCCTTATCAATGTGTGGTTCTAATGCATCATATGCATAAGGTAACTCTGGTAATTCAAATTTTGCCATGAAAATTCCTCCTTTATTTTATCTATAAGAAAAACAACTTACAATGTTTTTCCTTTTCATTCAAAGATTATCAAATGGCCCAAAATCTTGCAACCGTTATGCTTGTCCTTACAGAAACTTTATCATGCTCAAATATGTAAAGCTATTGATTTAGCTTAAGTTGCATTAAAAAGAGAATTCCCTAAAAATTGCCTGTATATTCACAACAGGCAAAATAAAAACAAGTACTTTTTGTACTTGTTTTTTAAAAATGGCTCGGGACGGAATCGAACCGCCGACACACGGATTTTCAGTCCGTTGCTCTACCAACTGAGCTACCGAGCCATGATAAGAATTAGTTTTGATATATTTCTCTCGCACCTTACCGGAATTTCGTAGCAATCTCAAAGCTAGTTAATTCCACGATGATTTATTTCCTTACCTCGAACAAAATAACTTATAAAATACTTATGTAAAAGATGGCGGAGGAGGAGGGATTCGAACCCCCGCGAGCCGTGAAGCCCCTGTCGGTTTTCAAGACCGATCCCTTCAGCCGGACTTGGGTACTCCTCCGTATATCGATTAAAGTATGGTGGACCCTGCAGGACTCGAACCTGCGACCGATCGGTTATGAGCCGATAGCTCTAACCAACTGAGCTAAGGGTCCTTGTGGTTAATGGGGCGACCGGTGGGAATCGAACCCACGTATGCCGGAACCACAATCCGGTGCGTTAACCACTTCGCCACGATCGCCATAATGGTAGCGGCGGAGGGAATCGAACCCACGACCTCACGGGTATGAACCGTACGCTCTAGCCAGCTGAGCTACGCCGCCATGGCTCCACAGGTAGGATTCGAACCTACGACCGATCGGTTAACAGCCGATTGCTCTACCACTGAGCTACTGTGGAATACTATAAAATTAAAGTCACTAGAACGGCTTGTCCGTCACCGTCATATCTAAGCGACGAATTATAATTTATCATATAAAAAAACAGAAGTCAATACCAATTCGTTTTCTTTATTGCTAATTTAATAGGCAACAAAAATAATATAGCACGTACATAATCGTCATTCAAGGTATTTTTTACATCTTCTTCATATTATTTGTCGATAAAAGATAGTAAGGGGGAATTTCCTCCCCCTTACGGATTAGTGTTGTTCCCCTAAAACTTCCTCTGCAATGTTTACAGCATGATCTCCGATTCGCTCCAAGTTACTTATAATATCCACGAATACAATCCCTGCTGGCCCAGTGCAAAAGCCTTCGTTTAATCGAATGATATGTTTTTTACGATAGACTCTTTCCATTTGATC includes:
- a CDS encoding PstS family phosphate ABC transporter substrate-binding protein, whose product is MSKKLLALLAMLLITVGVLAACGGGAEEEEEGETNSEGNTGENESAEASEELSGAIAIDGSSTVFPIMEGLTYQYNQEQPEVEVSLNSSGSGGGFKKSTVGEIDLSNASRPIKDEEKAIAEENGIELKELEIAKDGLSVVVSKENDFIENITIDQLREIFLADNESTKWSDINPEWPEETIKIYSPGHDSGTFDYFNEVILEEKPMKEGENTTLSEDDNTLVTGIESDPYAIGYFGYAYYAANEERLKVLGIDNGDGNPVKPTPETVQDGSYTPLSRPLFTYVNVASLKEKPQVYDFVKFTLENAASAAEEVGYVALPEDKYTSQLEEIKSLAGK
- the pstA gene encoding phosphate ABC transporter permease PstA, whose translation is MANIMNQKRLKRRVWKNRIFKYLFFLATMIGLVFLALLIYRVLNQGLGYLNIDFIKNFPAPYPDKAGMFAGIMGSVFLMLLIAPISIILGVSTALYLEEYAAKNRFTRFIQVNVQNLAGVPSIVYGLLGLTFFVYLFNFGYTLIAGVLTMSLLILPVIVVAAQEAIRSVPKELSEASIAMGATKWQTIWRIVLPASIPGILTGSILALSRAIGETAPLIIVGAATAIYTIPDSLLAKYTAMPIQIYSWTARPQEEWQYVAGAGIIVLLIVLLFMNAIAVWIRNKFQNRY
- a CDS encoding MFS transporter, with amino-acid sequence MNLHQGAIPKDVEIDKDLKLLLTIGGLHALGIFLSNTFVNIYLWKQSGEFLDIALYNLAVYVLQPLTFIVAGKFAKKIDRVIVLRLGVSSLSLFFLTVLLVGENAATFNILLGALLGVGAGFYWLAFNVLIFEVTEPETRDFFNGFQGVLQSLGGAVGPVLAGYIISRFNNFQGYTIIFSISFIMFILAVISTMFMKRRSAEGKFQLRRILQERKHNKDWKRILHAHFSQGLREGMFVFVISIWVFITTQSELALGTFNLVFSGVSFFFYYVITRIIKPHMRKWSVFVGGLILYLAIFLILLETSYITLLIYGAIIGIGYPTLFVPYMSMTFDVIGRGWKAAEMRIEYIVVRELFTNMGRVSSIIIFISAITIFEPETAIPYLFLTLGIGHFAIYFFVKDVTITNPLTEHHAVKRELVEEENR
- the sodA gene encoding superoxide dismutase SodA, whose product is MAKFELPELPYAYDALEPHIDKETMNIHHTKHHNTYVTKLNGALEGHEDLQSKSLDELLSDLNNVPESIRTAVRNNGGGHANHSLFWTLLSPNGGGEPTGEVAEAINSKFGSFDAFKEEFANAGAGRFGSGWAWLVVNNGELEVTSTPNQDTPVMEGKTPILGLDVWEHAYYLKYQNKRPDYIAAFWNVVNWDKVNELYKAAK
- the pstC gene encoding phosphate ABC transporter permease subunit PstC, with protein sequence MKQNHTNSIQDRIAENKANNKRLKATEKTVPIFLLLCAAVSVLTTIGIIFTLLRESFTFFSDVSVLDFLTGTNWSPWTGHFGVFPLISGTILVTFIAACVALPLGVASAIFLSEYAGDRTRRIIKPVLEVLAGIPTVVYGYFALTFITPILMKIVPELKIFNALSAGIVVGIMILPMVASLSEDAMSAVPKSLREGALALGATKLETTTKVVIPAALSGIIASIVLALSRAIGETMIVTIAAGASPNLTFDPTQSIQTLTAFIVQGATGDTTYGSTIYYSIYAVGITLFVFTLIMNIISQYVSRKFREDY
- the pstB gene encoding phosphate ABC transporter ATP-binding protein PstB, producing the protein MMIDMKVREEKKTTTGTPKEYAFKISDFNLWYGSSQALFEINMDIPKNDITAVIGPSGCGKSTLLKTLNRMIEMVPTVKTSGTIEYNGQDIFSNKLLVEELRTRVGMVFQKPNPFPKSIYENVAYGPKIHGIRKKSELDAIVEKSLKDAAIWDEVKDRLNQNAYGLSGGQQQRLCIARCLAIEPDVILMDEPTSALDPISTLKVEELIKELKEKYSIIIVTHNMQQAARISDRTAFMLNGELVEFSETDHLFSTPKDKRTEDYITGRFG
- a CDS encoding peptidoglycan D,D-transpeptidase FtsI family protein, which encodes MVDEKKKKKRSQLPFRLNILFVFVFLLFSLLILQLGVVQILNGEEAQDKINRTVKDTSKNQVPRGKMYDRYGRLILDNEPVRSITYTAPKHGASAEERLQLAEKLAEYMKLEYPYDELRERDKKEYWYLQGNNAKVAASRLTKKEKEMEPSDQYQALLDHITEEDLATIDWNEDVIQVIAIKRELDAASELTPHVIKNEGVSPEEYAQIAEHLKDLPGIDASIDWQRKRIFGQTFANYIGSITDREEGIPSENEDFYLTNGYSRNDRVGISGLEQEYESVLRGTKEQILYTTNKDGEVVDSEVVVEGQRGNDLVLTIDMELQRRVDQIVKRELKAIRSESGLNRYVDDALVAMLNPKTGEVLALSGQHYDSEENKIVDESFRVVYDQHRPGSAVKGATVLAGYDAGLIQPGTSFYDNPIKIAGTPEKSSWKDLDWVDDLEALERSSNVYMFYVAMRMLGDYNYVRGDALNVTNTNAFQDFRNYFAQFGLGVETGIDLPYEANGYKGQNPQAGNLLDFAIGQYDTFTTLQLAQYVSTIANDGYRIRPKLVNEVRQPSVDEQLGPVVKNYNTDVLNKIEMDDRYIERVQQGFINVFHGSGGTANNRYWAGASYKPAGKTGTAQNAIYEDGKLIAETENLTLVGYAPYDNPEVAFAVVVPNTGTYEGKYAVNHTIGRGILDAYFQLKKERQQNGVDMNLKDNKEKDSN